In one window of Fervidobacterium thailandense DNA:
- the asnS gene encoding asparagine--tRNA ligase yields MRWVYVEELKKHVGEEVELRGWVRRKRSSGKIAFIDFRDGTGFVQVVVEKSTIGNEHFSNADKLRLESSVIIRGKVREDERAPGGVEVLATEVHPVQIPQEDFPIQKPDHSIDYLMEHRHLWLRSKRQFHIMRIRDAVIKAIRQFYWERNFVQIDTPIFTGAIGETAGNLFEVDYFDYGKVYLTQTGQLYLEAACMAFGKVYNLGPTFRAEKSKTRRHLIEFWMNEAEVAYYEHEDNMRLQEDLVYYIVQYVLQHAYDDLIAIGRDVSKLEKVQKPFPRMTYTEAVKFLQSQGFDIKWGDDFGGDEETVLAKQFDSPVFITHYPRGAKAFYMQPDPTNPEVVLCDDLLAPEGYGEIIGASQRIHDYDLLVERLKENNLPVEKYDWYLDLRKFGSVPHSGFGLGVERTIAWIAGLEHIREAIPFARTLYRVHP; encoded by the coding sequence ATGCGTTGGGTGTACGTAGAAGAGTTGAAGAAGCACGTTGGTGAGGAAGTTGAATTGAGAGGTTGGGTGAGAAGGAAGCGCTCCAGTGGGAAAATCGCCTTCATCGATTTCAGGGACGGTACCGGATTCGTTCAGGTTGTCGTTGAAAAATCGACCATTGGTAATGAACATTTTTCGAACGCTGACAAGCTCAGGTTGGAGTCTTCTGTCATAATACGCGGAAAGGTTCGGGAAGATGAGAGGGCACCTGGCGGGGTCGAGGTTTTGGCAACGGAGGTGCATCCCGTTCAAATCCCACAGGAGGATTTCCCGATTCAAAAACCCGACCACAGCATAGACTACCTCATGGAGCACAGGCATCTGTGGCTAAGGTCCAAAAGACAGTTCCACATCATGCGCATCAGGGATGCCGTTATAAAGGCGATAAGGCAATTTTACTGGGAACGAAATTTCGTGCAGATAGATACTCCCATCTTCACCGGTGCGATCGGTGAAACGGCGGGTAACCTTTTTGAGGTTGACTATTTCGATTACGGAAAAGTTTACCTGACGCAGACGGGTCAACTTTATCTTGAAGCAGCCTGTATGGCCTTCGGAAAGGTGTACAACCTCGGACCAACGTTCCGCGCGGAAAAATCCAAGACACGAAGACACCTTATCGAGTTTTGGATGAACGAAGCAGAAGTGGCTTATTATGAACATGAAGATAACATGAGACTCCAGGAGGACCTTGTTTACTACATCGTTCAGTACGTTTTGCAGCACGCGTACGACGATCTTATCGCTATCGGTCGTGACGTCTCCAAGCTCGAGAAGGTCCAAAAACCGTTCCCAAGGATGACATACACGGAAGCGGTAAAGTTCCTCCAGAGTCAGGGGTTTGACATTAAATGGGGGGACGATTTTGGGGGAGACGAGGAAACGGTACTTGCAAAGCAATTCGACAGTCCAGTTTTCATAACGCACTACCCAAGAGGAGCGAAAGCCTTCTACATGCAACCGGATCCGACGAATCCGGAGGTTGTGCTTTGCGATGATTTACTCGCACCTGAGGGATACGGTGAAATCATCGGTGCATCCCAGCGTATACATGACTACGATCTCCTCGTGGAAAGATTGAAAGAGAACAACTTACCTGTTGAAAAATACGACTGGTACCTCGACTTGAGGAAATTCGGAAGTGTACCACACAGTGGTTTTGGACTTGGTGTTGAGAGGACGATCGCCTGGATAGCCGGACTGGAACACATCAGAGAGGCAATCCCGTTCGCAAGAACGCTTTACAGGGTGCATCCGTAA
- a CDS encoding C40 family peptidase, producing the protein MRRIVLILATLSVTLFGLVLLASTSSTAYKTRELTASEIDRMFTVLRDLKSTPYVWGGTSEYGIDCSGLVIYLLNQLGFKRFIFKNTLVFDVTADNFYKYNTKQLKNLRELRKGDLIFLDMNEDGVFDHVVIFEEIDKNGVLWCWDAAEMPDGIHQNKVDRRPILNLTGRIYVLGRIMVVVQ; encoded by the coding sequence ATGAGGAGAATTGTATTGATTCTTGCCACGCTCTCAGTCACCCTTTTCGGGCTCGTACTCCTGGCAAGCACATCATCCACAGCATACAAGACGAGGGAATTGACGGCAAGTGAGATTGATAGGATGTTCACCGTACTGCGAGATCTAAAATCCACACCCTACGTTTGGGGCGGAACTTCGGAGTACGGAATAGACTGTAGTGGGCTTGTGATATACTTACTGAACCAGCTCGGTTTTAAGAGATTCATATTCAAGAACACCTTAGTGTTTGACGTAACGGCCGATAATTTCTACAAGTACAACACAAAGCAACTTAAAAACTTGAGGGAACTGAGAAAAGGGGATCTCATCTTTCTCGACATGAACGAAGACGGTGTGTTCGACCACGTGGTTATCTTTGAGGAAATCGACAAGAACGGTGTACTCTGGTGTTGGGACGCTGCGGAGATGCCGGATGGTATCCACCAAAACAAGGTCGACCGGCGACCAATATTGAATCTAACGGGAAGAATTTACGTGTTAGGAAGAATTATGGTGGTAGTGCAATGA
- the glpX gene encoding class II fructose-bisphosphatase, translating to MEKEITLELVRVTEAAALMASRYLGRGDKEIVDKAASDAMRGMLDYIEMKGTVVLGEGEKDKAPMLYIGERVGRWADDDPELDIAVDPIDGTRLVAFGLPNAISVIAATEKGGIEFLPTYYSYKLAVGPELAGKLDINATIRENLRVAAAILGMEISELTCVVLNRDRHREIIEEIRRVGARIKLISDGDIAAAIATALPESNVNIYIGIGGSPEALLAAAALKSLGGEIQVKLWPMDENERAKVIEAGYDLEKVYRTDDLIKSDNVIFAATGVTDGDMLRGVRFQKNVAITESIVMRSRTRTIRKIIAYHNMAYKTIPLKSAGEIKYINGLRRI from the coding sequence ATGGAGAAGGAAATTACGCTGGAACTTGTGAGGGTGACGGAAGCTGCCGCTCTCATGGCAAGCCGTTACCTTGGTCGTGGTGACAAAGAAATCGTCGACAAAGCCGCATCAGATGCGATGCGCGGAATGCTCGACTACATCGAAATGAAGGGTACCGTGGTTCTCGGCGAAGGTGAGAAAGATAAAGCCCCAATGTTGTACATTGGTGAAAGGGTCGGTCGTTGGGCTGACGATGATCCTGAACTCGATATTGCCGTTGATCCCATCGACGGAACGAGACTCGTTGCTTTCGGACTACCGAACGCGATAAGTGTCATCGCCGCGACTGAAAAGGGTGGAATTGAGTTCCTTCCAACTTACTATTCCTACAAGCTTGCCGTTGGGCCCGAACTTGCTGGAAAACTCGACATAAACGCAACGATTCGAGAGAATCTGAGGGTTGCCGCCGCAATCCTGGGAATGGAGATTTCGGAACTCACGTGCGTTGTTTTAAACAGGGACAGGCACAGGGAGATTATAGAAGAAATCAGGCGTGTCGGGGCGCGCATAAAGTTGATAAGCGACGGTGATATAGCTGCGGCGATCGCGACAGCATTACCGGAAAGCAACGTTAACATCTACATCGGTATAGGTGGTTCTCCGGAAGCCCTCCTGGCCGCCGCTGCATTGAAGTCCCTCGGAGGTGAGATTCAAGTTAAACTGTGGCCGATGGATGAAAACGAGCGCGCGAAGGTCATAGAAGCTGGTTACGACCTTGAAAAGGTCTACCGTACGGATGACCTTATAAAGTCGGACAACGTAATATTCGCGGCGACCGGCGTAACAGACGGAGATATGCTGCGTGGAGTGCGATTCCAGAAAAATGTTGCAATCACCGAATCGATCGTTATGAGATCACGCACGAGGACAATTCGAAAGATCATCGCCTATCACAACATGGCCTACAAAACTATTCCGCTCAAGAGTGCGGGTGAAATAAAGT